The following proteins are co-located in the Flavobacterium sp. CECT 9288 genome:
- a CDS encoding PKD domain-containing protein — protein sequence MKKLQLILSIFILTLSFGCTEENNDVDLETIGAPKNVSALTTITQDNSGNVTFLPKGEGVTQFEIFFGDATTKSVIVNPGGTYTHKYREGVFKAKIIGITLNGKKTETIQDVTVSFLAPRNLVATVAIGSNLSVNVSAEAELETFFQVYFGDVPNEVPVDFMQGEVITHTYKTPGTYNVRVVALSGGAATTQKITPVTVTNLFAAPAPTVPAANVISMFSDSYTNVAVDTWRTSWSQATLEDIDISGNKAKKYSALNFVGIEATSSPINASAMTFFHIDIWSSDVTEFKVKLVDFGANGTFDGGDDREHEITIANPKKEEWVSLDIPLSDFTGLTTRSHIAQLILVGAPAGSNTVYVDNVFFYNTAGSVTAAPTPTRPASSVISMFSDAYTNVAVDTWRTSWSSATLTDLSISGNATKKYSALNFVGIEATSTPINATAMTHFHTDVWSSDFTQFKIKLVDFGADGAFSGGDDVEHEITVNSPAQGSWVSLDIPLSQFTGLTTRAHIAQLIYVGAPSGNNTVYIDNVYFHN from the coding sequence ATGAAAAAGTTACAATTAATTCTAAGTATTTTCATTCTGACCCTTTCTTTTGGGTGTACGGAGGAAAATAATGATGTAGATTTAGAAACTATAGGTGCACCAAAAAACGTGTCGGCACTTACAACCATTACTCAAGATAACTCCGGTAATGTTACTTTTTTGCCAAAAGGTGAAGGAGTAACTCAATTTGAAATCTTTTTTGGAGATGCTACAACAAAGTCTGTTATTGTGAATCCTGGCGGGACATACACCCACAAATACCGCGAAGGAGTTTTTAAAGCAAAAATTATCGGGATAACTCTCAACGGTAAAAAAACCGAAACCATTCAAGACGTAACGGTCTCTTTTTTAGCGCCTAGAAATTTAGTTGCGACTGTGGCAATTGGTAGTAATTTAAGCGTAAATGTTTCTGCAGAAGCAGAATTAGAGACTTTTTTTCAAGTTTATTTTGGTGATGTTCCTAATGAAGTTCCAGTAGATTTTATGCAAGGTGAAGTAATAACCCACACCTACAAAACTCCAGGAACTTACAATGTACGTGTTGTAGCATTGAGTGGTGGTGCAGCAACTACTCAAAAAATAACTCCAGTAACGGTTACAAATTTATTTGCTGCTCCAGCTCCAACTGTTCCTGCTGCAAATGTTATCTCTATGTTTAGCGATAGCTACACTAATGTTGCGGTTGATACTTGGAGAACTTCTTGGTCACAAGCAACTTTAGAGGATATTGATATCAGTGGAAACAAAGCAAAAAAATACAGCGCATTAAATTTTGTAGGTATAGAGGCTACTTCTTCTCCTATAAACGCATCAGCTATGACATTTTTTCATATTGATATTTGGTCGTCAGATGTAACCGAATTCAAAGTAAAACTAGTTGATTTTGGTGCAAACGGAACCTTTGACGGTGGTGATGATAGAGAACACGAAATAACCATTGCCAATCCTAAAAAAGAGGAATGGGTCAGTTTAGACATTCCTTTAAGTGATTTTACAGGATTAACTACACGTTCGCACATTGCGCAATTAATTTTAGTAGGAGCTCCAGCAGGAAGTAATACGGTTTATGTAGACAATGTGTTTTTCTACAACACTGCAGGCTCTGTTACTGCAGCGCCAACACCTACACGTCCTGCATCAAGTGTGATTTCTATGTTTAGTGATGCATATACAAATGTAGCTGTCGATACTTGGAGAACTTCTTGGTCTAGTGCAACATTAACTGATTTGAGTATAAGTGGAAATGCAACTAAAAAATATAGCGCCCTAAATTTTGTGGGTATTGAGGCTACTTCAACTCCTATAAATGCAACTGCTATGACTCATTTTCATACTGATGTTTGGTCTTCTGATTTTACACAATTCAAGATTAAACTAGTTGATTTTGGTGCCGATGGAGCTTTTAGTGGAGGCGATGATGTTGAACACGAAATAACAGTAAATTCTCCAGCCCAAGGATCGTGGGTTAGTCTTGATATTCCATTGAGTCAATTTACAGGTTTAACTACAAGAGCACATATTGCACAATTAATTTATGTAGGAGCACCATCGGGTAACAATACGGTTTATATTGATAATGTTTACTTTCACAACTAA